The following coding sequences lie in one Euhalothece natronophila Z-M001 genomic window:
- a CDS encoding quaternary amine ABC transporter ATP-binding protein, whose translation MSIAQEPQKTSEPKIRVDSLVKIFGKSPREGLKLLREGHDRDSILEKTGNVVGVGGVSFEIQQGELFVIMGLSGSGKSTLIRCLNRLIEPTSGQVIIDDEDIAHVNSKRLREVRRTKMAMVFQKFALFPHLTVAENTEYGLNVRGLNDRKRRHKALETLEIVGLHKWADRYPSELSGGMQQRVGLARALATDPDILLMDEAFGALDPLIRRDMQAELLRLQDELQKTVVFISHDIHEALKLGDRVAVMKDGYFVQVGTPEELVTNPADNYIRDFMLDVNRAQVLKTGSITRKTIPFILGHGSAQTAFEQMQRYQRKEMYVVNQDNTPIGIVTLESLTQALKEGKEDIKEVMETDFPKVKASTTIEDVAHLCQQRLPLAIIDDEGDFKGVVEHSDILASIGRLQDVDEESDSEESENEPQKIVA comes from the coding sequence ATGAGTATTGCTCAAGAACCTCAAAAAACTTCTGAGCCTAAAATTCGAGTTGATAGTTTAGTCAAAATTTTTGGCAAAAGTCCCCGTGAAGGCTTAAAACTTTTACGAGAAGGTCATGATCGCGACTCAATCCTTGAAAAAACGGGGAATGTTGTCGGGGTTGGTGGAGTTTCCTTTGAAATTCAACAAGGGGAACTCTTTGTGATCATGGGCTTATCCGGCTCAGGAAAATCAACCCTAATTCGCTGTCTCAACCGTCTCATTGAACCCACAAGCGGTCAAGTGATTATTGATGACGAAGATATTGCCCATGTCAATTCCAAGCGTTTACGGGAAGTCCGTCGCACAAAAATGGCAATGGTATTCCAAAAATTTGCCTTGTTCCCCCACCTTACCGTTGCTGAAAATACCGAATATGGCTTAAATGTTCGTGGATTAAATGATAGGAAACGTCGTCATAAAGCCTTAGAAACCCTAGAAATTGTGGGGTTACATAAATGGGCAGATCGCTATCCCTCAGAATTAAGTGGGGGAATGCAACAGCGTGTCGGTTTAGCTAGGGCGTTAGCCACTGATCCTGATATTTTATTAATGGATGAAGCATTTGGGGCGCTTGATCCGCTTATTCGCAGAGATATGCAGGCGGAATTGCTGCGTTTACAAGATGAATTACAGAAAACAGTGGTTTTTATTTCCCATGATATCCATGAAGCCCTAAAACTCGGCGATCGTGTGGCAGTGATGAAAGATGGCTATTTTGTGCAAGTGGGAACTCCTGAAGAATTAGTAACCAATCCTGCTGATAACTACATCCGTGACTTTATGTTGGATGTTAATCGCGCCCAAGTGCTAAAAACAGGGTCAATTACTCGCAAAACCATTCCCTTTATTCTGGGACATGGATCAGCGCAAACCGCTTTTGAACAAATGCAACGTTACCAACGAAAAGAAATGTATGTGGTGAATCAAGATAACACTCCCATTGGCATTGTCACCCTTGAAAGCCTCACTCAAGCCTTAAAAGAAGGAAAAGAAGACATTAAAGAGGTTATGGAAACTGATTTCCCGAAAGTGAAAGCTAGCACCACCATTGAAGACGTTGCCCATCTCTGCCAACAACGATTACCCCTTGCGATTATTGATGATGAAGGAGACTTTAAAGGCGTGGTGGAACACTCTGATATTCTCGCGAGTATTGGACGCTTACAAGATGTGGATGAAGAAAGCGATTCGGAAGAATCTGAAAACGAACCTCAAAAAATTGTTGCTTAG
- a CDS encoding ABC transporter permease encodes MFNPFEETIWPLGEQIDDIVSWIVSNYRFIFREWIGIPVGIVLRQIQSFFVEMNPIVFLVGLFVIAWQLASRNIAIFSVIAMTVVGLIGAWQQSMVTLALVITAVFFCILIGIPLGIWAASSDRFATFIRPVLDTMQTLPAFVYLVPVVMLFGTGEVPGVIVTFIFAVPPLIRLTNIGIRGVPEDVVEAARAFGATPQQVLIQVQVPLAMPTILAGVNQSLMLALSMVVIASLIAVAGLGQMVNRGIGRLDVGLASVGGVGIVLIAIVLDRITQAIGDNSPGRLPWKKRGPIGLVLNLWKKTQKKKVPQES; translated from the coding sequence ATGTTTAACCCCTTTGAAGAGACAATCTGGCCCCTTGGCGAGCAAATTGACGACATCGTTAGTTGGATCGTAAGCAACTATCGCTTTATTTTCCGAGAGTGGATTGGAATACCAGTTGGGATTGTTTTACGGCAAATTCAATCATTTTTTGTTGAGATGAATCCCATTGTTTTTCTTGTCGGATTATTTGTCATTGCTTGGCAACTGGCAAGTCGGAATATTGCTATTTTTAGTGTCATTGCCATGACAGTGGTTGGGCTAATCGGTGCGTGGCAACAATCAATGGTCACTCTTGCTTTAGTGATTACGGCAGTATTCTTTTGCATTCTGATTGGCATTCCTCTGGGAATTTGGGCAGCAAGCAGCGATCGGTTTGCTACCTTCATTCGTCCTGTTTTAGACACGATGCAAACCCTCCCCGCCTTCGTTTATTTAGTGCCAGTGGTGATGCTATTTGGAACTGGAGAAGTCCCAGGGGTGATTGTTACCTTTATTTTTGCTGTACCGCCATTAATTCGTTTAACCAATATTGGTATTCGGGGCGTTCCTGAAGATGTAGTGGAAGCCGCCCGTGCTTTTGGGGCAACCCCACAACAAGTCCTCATTCAGGTACAAGTTCCCCTTGCCATGCCCACCATTTTAGCTGGGGTTAACCAGTCTTTGATGCTCGCATTATCCATGGTAGTTATTGCCTCTCTCATTGCGGTAGCTGGTTTAGGGCAAATGGTTAACCGTGGAATTGGACGACTAGATGTGGGATTAGCCTCTGTTGGGGGGGTTGGTATTGTTTTAATTGCCATTGTTTTAGATCGCATTACCCAAGCCATAGGAGATAATAGCCCCGGACGACTGCCATGGAAAAAAAGAGGCCCCATTGGCTTAGTTTTAAATCTCTGGAAAAAAACACAGAAAAAGAAAGTTCCTCAAGAGTCTTAA
- a CDS encoding glycosyltransferase family 2 protein translates to MFFSIIIPTYNRQPILEKCIQALENQIITDQELVTGYEIIIVDDGSTDNTVSWLKKQSFPHVRLFQQDHQGPATARNLGINKAKRDFIIFIDSDLVVTKNFIQAHAHCLNQSPDKTFTYGRVINTSNFENPTAEPYKITDFSAAYFATGNVAIHRQWLEKAGLFDTQFQLYGWEDLELGVRLKKLGLKLIKCPEAIGYHWHPPFTLEQLPKLIEQEIERGKMGIIFYEKHPTWEVKMMIQKTILHRILWGTLSLGGLLNERTMRPLLQWLIQRGKSGLALEIARIFLNWYTVQAVYGKK, encoded by the coding sequence ATGTTTTTTAGCATTATTATTCCCACTTATAATCGTCAACCGATTTTAGAAAAATGTATTCAGGCTTTAGAAAATCAAATCATAACCGACCAAGAATTAGTAACTGGCTATGAAATTATTATTGTTGATGATGGGTCAACTGATAACACAGTTTCTTGGTTAAAAAAACAATCTTTTCCTCATGTTCGTCTTTTTCAACAAGATCATCAGGGACCAGCAACAGCAAGAAATTTAGGGATAAACAAGGCTAAAAGAGACTTTATTATTTTTATTGATAGTGACTTAGTTGTAACCAAAAACTTTATTCAAGCTCATGCTCATTGCTTAAATCAAAGTCCCGATAAAACTTTTACTTATGGGCGAGTTATTAATACTTCTAATTTTGAAAATCCTACGGCAGAACCCTATAAAATTACTGACTTTTCTGCCGCTTATTTTGCCACAGGAAATGTTGCTATTCATCGCCAATGGTTAGAAAAAGCAGGTTTATTTGATACTCAATTTCAGCTTTATGGTTGGGAAGATTTAGAATTAGGAGTACGCTTAAAAAAGCTAGGATTAAAATTGATAAAATGTCCAGAAGCAATTGGTTATCATTGGCATCCTCCCTTTACTTTAGAGCAACTGCCAAAATTAATTGAACAAGAAATTGAACGGGGAAAGATGGGAATTATTTTTTACGAAAAACATCCCACTTGGGAGGTAAAAATGATGATTCAAAAGACAATTCTACATCGCATTTTGTGGGGAACGTTATCACTAGGAGGGCTTTTAAATGAGCGAACGATGCGCCCCCTTTTACAATGGCTGATTCAGCGAGGAAAATCAGGCTTAGCACTAGAAATTGCTCGTATTTTCCTTAATTGGTACACTGTACAGGCTGTATATGGAAAAAAGTAG
- the ilvC gene encoding ketol-acid reductoisomerase, with protein MARMYYDGDANLDLLTNKTVAIIGFGSQGHAHALNLKDSGVNVIVGLYQGSKSTAKAEAAGLTVKSVEEAAKAADLIMILLPDEVQKTVYKQEIEPHLTPGKALVFAHGFNIHFGQIIPPAGVDVMMIAPKGPGHLVRRTYEQGEGVPCLFAVFQDETGQGRDRAMAYAKGIGGTRAGILETSFREETETDLFGEQSVLCGGLSALIKTGFETLVEAGYQPELAYFECLHEVKLIVDLIVEGGLANMRDSISNTAEYGDYTRGSRIVNEETRAEMRKILSEIQSGEFAREFVLENQSGKSVLTSTRRREAEHSIEEVGKDLRAMFSWLKKG; from the coding sequence ATGGCGCGGATGTATTATGATGGGGATGCAAATTTAGACCTATTGACGAACAAAACAGTTGCAATTATCGGTTTTGGTTCTCAAGGTCATGCTCATGCTTTAAACCTAAAAGATAGTGGCGTTAATGTCATTGTCGGATTGTATCAGGGAAGTAAATCTACGGCGAAAGCAGAAGCAGCCGGGCTAACGGTTAAGTCAGTAGAAGAAGCCGCAAAAGCTGCTGACCTGATTATGATTTTACTCCCTGATGAGGTGCAAAAAACTGTATATAAGCAGGAAATTGAGCCACATCTAACTCCCGGAAAGGCTTTAGTGTTTGCTCACGGGTTTAATATCCATTTTGGGCAAATTATTCCTCCAGCAGGGGTGGATGTAATGATGATTGCACCCAAAGGGCCTGGCCATTTAGTCAGACGAACCTATGAACAGGGTGAGGGGGTTCCTTGTTTATTTGCAGTCTTCCAAGATGAAACCGGACAAGGGCGCGATCGCGCTATGGCTTATGCTAAAGGCATTGGCGGCACTCGTGCTGGCATTTTAGAAACTAGTTTCCGTGAAGAAACCGAAACCGACTTATTTGGGGAACAATCCGTACTTTGTGGCGGTTTGAGTGCATTAATCAAAACTGGGTTTGAAACCTTAGTTGAAGCTGGCTACCAACCCGAATTGGCATATTTTGAATGTCTCCATGAAGTAAAGTTAATTGTTGACTTAATTGTGGAAGGCGGACTTGCCAATATGCGCGATAGTATTTCTAATACCGCAGAATATGGCGACTACACTCGTGGTTCTCGCATTGTTAATGAAGAAACTCGCGCTGAGATGAGAAAGATTCTTTCTGAAATCCAATCAGGAGAATTTGCCAGAGAATTTGTCTTAGAAAATCAATCTGGAAAGTCTGTTTTAACTTCCACTCGTCGTCGAGAAGCAGAACATAGTATTGAGGAAGTCGGTAAAGATTTACGAGCGATGTTTAGCTGGCTGAAAAAGGGCTAA
- a CDS encoding DUF2301 domain-containing membrane protein: protein MVYQGQFGTYEITERDRAEVITYRSGLFVAALSFTIGTLLFFWQGATPIVLQSLTYLYAVFSLGLGISLWTIHIYLIPLHRLLQIFWFIGTMSAIILGIQADVPLALYVYNNPLTLFGIGFTFAALTGIYFKEGFCFHRLETQILTPVVPVLLLGHLTGVMQPQIEQILLAVWTVCFIVFALRKFPQDIPSDIGDKSVFDYLKKARNS, encoded by the coding sequence ATGGTATATCAAGGACAGTTTGGAACTTATGAAATTACAGAGCGCGATCGCGCTGAGGTAATCACTTATCGCAGTGGTTTATTTGTCGCAGCCTTAAGTTTTACAATCGGCACACTGCTATTCTTTTGGCAAGGGGCAACCCCCATCGTATTACAAAGCCTTACCTATTTATATGCCGTATTCTCTCTCGGATTAGGGATTAGTTTATGGACAATTCATATTTATTTAATCCCCTTACATCGCCTCTTACAAATATTCTGGTTTATTGGGACAATGTCGGCAATTATTTTGGGAATACAAGCAGATGTTCCTTTAGCTTTATATGTTTATAATAATCCCTTAACTCTATTTGGGATTGGCTTTACCTTTGCAGCTTTAACAGGAATTTATTTTAAGGAAGGTTTCTGTTTTCATCGTTTAGAAACCCAAATTTTAACGCCTGTTGTGCCCGTTTTATTGTTAGGACATTTAACCGGCGTAATGCAACCGCAAATCGAACAAATTTTATTAGCAGTTTGGACAGTTTGTTTTATTGTTTTTGCCCTGAGAAAGTTTCCCCAAGATATTCCCTCTGATATTGGGGATAAGTCAGTGTTTGATTACTTGAAGAAGGCTCGCAATTCATAA
- a CDS encoding CobW family GTP-binding protein → MEAVNTQVKGGDQEQMNTPKMGLPVTIITGFLGSGKTTLLNHILNNNEGLKTAVLVNEFGEIGIDNDLIVQSDDTMVELNNGCICCTINNDLVEAVYKVLERDEKIDYLVVETTGLADPLPVALTFLGTELRDMTRLDSIVTVVDCANFSLDLFNSEAAYSQISYGDIILMNKTDLVEESQVEALENRIREMKEGARLMRTQNANVPLPLILSVGLFESDKYFSPEDDHDHHHDHDHDHHHHDHDHDHHHHSHHLDNDGFVSLSFQSDRPFSIRKFQSFLDNDLPENVFRAKGILWFDESPNRHIFHLSGKRFSIEDDEWKGQPKNQLVLIGQDLDLEGLRQQVQDCLA, encoded by the coding sequence ATGGAAGCAGTGAATACACAGGTCAAAGGTGGCGACCAAGAACAGATGAATACCCCGAAAATGGGGCTACCTGTTACTATAATCACAGGTTTTTTGGGCAGTGGGAAAACCACACTTCTCAATCATATTCTAAATAACAATGAGGGGCTGAAAACAGCCGTTTTGGTGAATGAGTTTGGGGAGATTGGTATTGATAATGATTTAATTGTGCAATCTGATGACACGATGGTGGAGTTAAATAATGGTTGTATTTGCTGCACCATTAACAATGATTTGGTAGAAGCGGTTTATAAGGTTTTAGAACGAGATGAGAAGATTGATTATCTAGTGGTGGAGACGACGGGATTGGCTGATCCGTTACCCGTTGCTTTAACTTTTTTGGGAACAGAGTTACGGGACATGACACGCCTTGACTCGATTGTAACGGTGGTTGATTGTGCTAATTTTAGTCTCGACTTATTTAATAGTGAGGCGGCTTATAGTCAGATTTCTTATGGGGATATTATTCTCATGAATAAAACTGACTTGGTGGAAGAGTCACAGGTAGAGGCGTTGGAAAATCGCATCCGTGAGATGAAAGAAGGCGCAAGGTTGATGCGTACCCAAAATGCGAATGTGCCGCTACCGTTGATTTTAAGCGTGGGGTTATTTGAGTCTGATAAGTATTTTTCCCCAGAAGATGACCATGACCATCACCATGATCACGATCATGACCATCATCACCACGATCATGATCATGACCACCATCATCACTCTCACCACTTAGATAATGATGGGTTTGTGTCTTTATCTTTCCAAAGTGATCGCCCATTTTCGATTCGGAAGTTTCAATCTTTTCTTGATAATGATTTACCTGAAAATGTCTTTCGAGCAAAAGGGATTCTTTGGTTTGATGAAAGCCCGAACCGTCACATTTTTCATTTAAGTGGAAAGCGGTTTTCTATTGAAGATGATGAGTGGAAAGGTCAACCAAAAAATCAATTGGTACTAATTGGTCAAGATTTAGATTTAGAAGGCTTGCGTCAACAAGTGCAGGATTGTTTAGCTTAA
- the proX gene encoding glycine betaine/L-proline ABC transporter substrate-binding protein ProX, translated as MTLFLRKVQDLVIIAITITSIIISLNSCQESPISEETNDNLPDQGREITPAYVSLEERFQTEIVNIGLEKLGYEINSMRELEPALMHTDIASGGIDYSAAHWEQIGQEFYDNSGGDETLEKVGVIIDNAVQGYLIDIATAEEYDITNLEQLQDPEVAKLFDTNDNGKANLVGCNPGWGCETIINHHLESYGLEDTVEHDQGRYVALMADVVTRYEQNEPILYYTWTPLWTSSVLVPGEDVKWLEVPYTSLPDSNSSEENIDTTYEGKNLGFVTDRIMIIANKEFAQSNPDAVEFMEQVSIPIEDINDQNQRLREGEDSSSEIRRHAETWISNHEETFQQWLN; from the coding sequence ATGACATTATTTCTGCGTAAAGTACAAGATTTAGTAATAATTGCCATTACAATTACGAGCATAATTATTAGTCTTAATAGCTGTCAAGAGTCGCCCATTTCTGAAGAAACTAATGATAATCTTCCCGATCAAGGACGAGAAATCACCCCTGCTTATGTTTCCTTAGAGGAGCGGTTTCAAACTGAGATTGTCAATATTGGATTAGAAAAGCTAGGCTATGAAATTAATTCTATGCGAGAGTTAGAACCTGCTTTAATGCACACAGATATTGCTTCTGGCGGAATTGATTATAGTGCTGCTCATTGGGAGCAAATTGGTCAAGAATTTTATGATAATAGTGGGGGAGATGAAACATTAGAAAAAGTGGGAGTTATTATTGATAATGCTGTCCAAGGTTATCTCATTGATATCGCCACTGCTGAAGAATATGACATCACGAATTTAGAACAACTTCAAGACCCAGAAGTTGCTAAACTTTTTGATACTAATGACAATGGAAAAGCCAATTTAGTTGGTTGTAATCCGGGATGGGGCTGTGAAACAATTATTAATCATCATTTGGAAAGTTATGGATTAGAAGACACTGTTGAGCATGACCAAGGAAGATATGTTGCTTTAATGGCAGATGTGGTGACGCGATATGAACAAAATGAACCAATCTTATATTATACTTGGACTCCTCTTTGGACAAGCAGCGTTTTAGTACCAGGAGAAGATGTAAAATGGCTAGAAGTTCCTTATACATCCCTTCCTGATTCAAACTCCTCTGAAGAAAATATTGATACGACTTATGAAGGTAAAAATTTAGGATTTGTTACTGACAGAATTATGATTATTGCTAATAAAGAGTTTGCTCAATCAAATCCAGATGCTGTGGAATTTATGGAGCAAGTTAGCATTCCCATTGAAGATATTAATGACCAAAATCAAAGGCTTCGGGAAGGAGAAGATAGTTCTTCCGAAATTCGTCGTCATGCTGAAACTTGGATTAGTAATCATGAGGAAACATTTCAGCAATGGCTAAATTGA
- the cysS gene encoding cysteine--tRNA ligase, which translates to MTLTVFNSLTRRQEPFTSLEPNKIRMYCCGITVYDYCHLGHGRTCLIWDVVRRYLQWRGYEVRYVQNFTDIDDKILKRAQTEGVSMEDISERFIDAYFEDMERLGIKKADAYPRATHALDGIQRLVSQLENKGYAYPAHGDVYYSVRQFPEYGKLSGRKLEDLKAGASGRLEESDPDAEKKRDPFDFALWKAAKPHEPSYPSPWGNGRPGWHIECSAMVKQELGDTIDIHVGGGDLMFPHHENEIAQSEAATGKPLARYWLHNGMVKVDGEKMSKSLGNFITLRDLLNSVDPIVVRLFILQAHYRKPLDFTEEGLEGARNGWKTLREGLRFKENYGKQLGWEDNPPTKSDETITQRFAEIVDDDFNFAGGLAILFELAKDLRKEGNLLVHQGKTEASAEELAVKWHTLTELADVFGLTVEIEETTSSQATTLSNEEVQTLIEKRAAARKEKNFAEADRIRDELTEKGVVLIDQPGGETRWYWEK; encoded by the coding sequence ATGACCTTAACTGTTTTTAATAGCTTAACTCGTCGCCAAGAACCCTTTACATCCCTTGAACCGAATAAAATTCGGATGTACTGCTGTGGCATTACTGTATATGATTACTGTCATTTAGGTCATGGACGCACTTGTTTAATTTGGGATGTGGTGCGACGTTATTTGCAATGGCGTGGCTATGAGGTGCGATATGTTCAGAATTTTACCGACATTGATGACAAAATTCTTAAACGCGCCCAAACTGAAGGCGTAAGCATGGAAGACATTTCCGAACGCTTCATTGATGCTTATTTTGAAGATATGGAACGGTTGGGGATTAAAAAAGCAGATGCTTATCCTCGCGCCACTCATGCCCTTGATGGGATTCAAAGATTAGTGTCTCAACTAGAAAACAAAGGTTATGCCTATCCAGCCCATGGTGATGTTTATTATTCTGTGCGTCAGTTCCCCGAATATGGCAAACTATCGGGACGGAAGTTAGAAGACTTAAAAGCTGGTGCAAGTGGACGCTTAGAGGAAAGTGATCCTGATGCCGAGAAAAAGCGCGATCCCTTTGATTTTGCCCTTTGGAAGGCAGCAAAACCCCATGAACCGTCTTATCCTTCTCCTTGGGGAAATGGTCGCCCAGGTTGGCATATTGAATGCTCTGCAATGGTTAAACAGGAGTTAGGAGACACCATTGATATTCATGTGGGGGGCGGTGACTTAATGTTTCCCCACCATGAAAACGAAATTGCCCAATCAGAAGCAGCAACAGGGAAGCCCTTAGCCCGTTATTGGCTACACAATGGCATGGTTAAGGTGGATGGGGAAAAAATGTCTAAGTCTTTGGGGAATTTTATTACCTTGCGTGACTTACTCAATAGCGTTGACCCCATTGTAGTTCGGTTGTTCATTCTCCAAGCCCATTATCGTAAACCTCTTGACTTTACTGAAGAAGGATTAGAAGGGGCAAGAAATGGCTGGAAGACTTTGCGAGAAGGCTTACGATTCAAAGAGAATTACGGTAAGCAACTGGGTTGGGAGGATAACCCTCCAACCAAGAGTGATGAAACCATTACTCAACGCTTTGCCGAAATTGTCGATGATGATTTTAATTTTGCGGGTGGACTTGCGATTTTATTTGAGTTAGCCAAAGACTTACGCAAGGAAGGGAATTTATTAGTTCATCAGGGGAAAACTGAGGCTTCTGCTGAAGAATTAGCAGTAAAATGGCATACTTTAACCGAATTAGCGGATGTTTTTGGTTTAACTGTAGAAATTGAAGAAACTACTTCCTCTCAAGCAACAACCTTAAGTAATGAGGAGGTACAGACTCTAATTGAAAAGCGGGCAGCCGCTCGTAAGGAGAAAAACTTTGCCGAAGCAGATCGCATTCGAGATGAGTTAACAGAAAAAGGTGTTGTTTTAATTGATCAACCCGGGGGAGAAACTCGTTGGTACTGGGAAAAATAG
- a CDS encoding phycobilisome linker polypeptide — MRMFKITACVPSQTRIRTQRELQNTYFTKLVPYDNWFTEQQRIMKMGGKIVKVQLATGKPGTNTGLA; from the coding sequence ATGAGAATGTTTAAGATTACGGCTTGTGTTCCGAGCCAAACTCGAATTCGTACCCAACGAGAGTTACAAAATACTTACTTTACCAAACTGGTTCCCTACGATAATTGGTTTACAGAGCAACAGCGCATTATGAAAATGGGTGGTAAAATTGTCAAGGTACAATTAGCCACAGGAAAGCCAGGAACTAATACTGGTTTAGCTTAA
- the apcB gene encoding allophycocyanin subunit beta: MQDAITSVINSADVQGKYLDDAAMEKLKGYFQTGQLRVRAANIISANAANIVKEAVAKSLLYSDITRPGGNMYTTRRYAACIRDLDYYLRYSTYAMLAGDPSILDERVLNGLKETYNSLGVPINATVQAIQAMKEVTAGLVGQDAGKEMGVYFDYICSGLS, encoded by the coding sequence ATGCAAGACGCAATTACCTCTGTTATTAATTCTGCTGACGTACAAGGCAAATACCTTGATGATGCAGCAATGGAAAAGCTCAAAGGCTATTTCCAAACTGGTCAACTGCGCGTTCGGGCAGCTAACATCATCAGTGCTAACGCAGCTAACATTGTTAAAGAAGCGGTAGCAAAATCTTTACTCTATTCCGATATCACTCGTCCAGGTGGTAATATGTACACCACCCGTCGCTATGCTGCTTGTATTCGCGATTTAGACTATTATCTTCGCTATTCCACCTATGCGATGCTTGCTGGAGATCCTTCTATCCTTGATGAGCGGGTTCTCAATGGCTTAAAAGAAACCTATAACTCTCTCGGTGTACCCATTAATGCCACTGTTCAAGCAATTCAAGCGATGAAAGAAGTCACCGCAGGACTTGTTGGTCAAGATGCTGGCAAAGAAATGGGTGTCTATTTTGACTACATCTGCTCTGGCTTAAGCTAA
- the apcA gene encoding allophycocyanin subunit alpha, translated as MSIVTKSIVNADAEARYLSPGELDRIKAFVEGGEQRLRIAQTLTSARERIVKQAGDQLFQKRPDVVSPGGNAYGEEMTATCLRDMDYYLRLVTYGVVAGDVTPIEEIGLVGVREMYNSLGTPINAVAESVRCMKDIACSMMSAEDAGEAASYFDYVIGAMQ; from the coding sequence ATGAGTATCGTCACGAAGTCCATCGTGAACGCTGATGCTGAAGCCCGTTACCTCAGCCCCGGCGAATTAGATCGCATCAAAGCCTTCGTTGAAGGTGGTGAACAGCGTCTCCGTATTGCACAAACCCTTACCAGTGCTCGTGAGCGTATTGTGAAGCAAGCTGGCGATCAATTATTCCAAAAACGTCCTGACGTAGTATCTCCAGGCGGCAATGCTTATGGGGAAGAAATGACTGCAACCTGCTTACGGGACATGGACTACTATCTCCGTCTCGTTACCTATGGTGTAGTCGCTGGCGATGTTACTCCCATTGAAGAAATTGGATTGGTCGGCGTGCGTGAAATGTACAACTCTCTCGGGACTCCTATTAATGCTGTTGCTGAGAGTGTACGTTGCATGAAAGACATTGCTTGCTCCATGATGTCTGCTGAAGATGCTGGAGAAGCAGCTTCTTACTTTGACTATGTTATCGGCGCTATGCAGTAG
- a CDS encoding glycosyltransferase family 4 protein codes for MRIALFTETFLPKVDGIVTRLRHTINHLQQSGDQVLVVAPDGGLTEYKGAKVYGVSGMPLPLYPELKLAFPRPSIGEELEKFQPDLIHVVNPAVLGVAGLYYAKMMKLPLIASYHTHLPQYLQHYGMGALEGVLWELLKVGHNQAELNLCTSTAMMEELSDHGIERVALWQRGVDTELFRPQLRSQQMREHLSQGNPDDPLLLYVGRVSAEKQIDEIKPILEAIPRARLAIVGDGPSRENLEKYFADTPTHFVGYLEGETLGAAYASADAFVFPSRTETLGLVLLEAMAAGCPVVAARSGGIPDIVTDGVNGYLFEPDDPEGAITATQKLLEARSERELLREQARQEAECWGWIAATQQLRDYYQQVLSKTSLSAVG; via the coding sequence ATGCGTATTGCCCTATTTACCGAAACCTTTTTACCGAAAGTTGATGGCATTGTTACCCGTTTGCGCCATACCATTAATCATTTACAACAAAGTGGTGATCAAGTATTGGTAGTTGCTCCAGATGGTGGATTAACAGAATATAAGGGGGCAAAGGTTTATGGGGTTTCTGGAATGCCATTGCCCTTGTATCCAGAGCTAAAATTGGCATTTCCCCGTCCCTCCATTGGAGAAGAATTAGAGAAATTTCAACCTGATTTAATTCACGTGGTGAACCCTGCAGTTTTAGGTGTGGCAGGGCTATATTATGCCAAAATGATGAAGTTACCGCTCATTGCGTCTTATCATACCCATTTGCCTCAATATTTACAGCATTACGGAATGGGGGCGTTAGAAGGGGTGTTATGGGAATTATTAAAAGTAGGACATAATCAAGCCGAATTGAATCTTTGCACCTCAACAGCAATGATGGAGGAGTTAAGTGATCATGGGATTGAACGGGTGGCGCTATGGCAAAGAGGAGTAGATACGGAGTTATTTCGTCCCCAGTTGCGCTCTCAACAAATGCGTGAGCATTTATCCCAAGGTAATCCCGATGATCCGTTATTACTGTATGTGGGGCGTGTTTCAGCAGAAAAACAAATTGATGAGATTAAACCAATTTTAGAGGCAATTCCAAGGGCAAGATTAGCAATTGTTGGGGATGGGCCGAGTCGGGAAAATTTAGAAAAATATTTTGCAGATACTCCGACTCATTTTGTGGGCTATTTAGAAGGAGAAACCTTAGGGGCTGCCTATGCCTCGGCAGATGCTTTTGTGTTCCCATCACGTACAGAAACCCTTGGTTTAGTGTTATTAGAAGCTATGGCTGCAGGGTGTCCTGTAGTGGCAGCGCGATCGGGCGGTATCCCTGATATTGTCACAGATGGGGTCAATGGCTATTTATTTGAACCTGATGATCCAGAAGGGGCAATTACAGCAACGCAAAAGTTACTAGAAGCGCGATCGGAACGAGAATTATTGCGAGAACAAGCCCGTCAAGAAGCCGAATGTTGGGGATGGATAGCAGCCACTCAACAGTTACGAGATTACTATCAACAGGTATTGTCCAAAACTTCGCTTTCTGCAGTTGGTTAA